A region of the Muricauda sp. MAR_2010_75 genome:
GGGTGGGAGTTGCCCAAGAAATTGTCAAATGCCTGTGTGATCATAGCAAGAACTATGACCAATACACATCCAAAGGCATTGAGCCACAAGTAGGACATCCAATCCAAATACCATCCAATGATTACAATGATTTGGGTAACGATTGCGGCCACAAATACAGCATTTCCCCTTACAAACTTAAGGAAGAAGGCCAAAAGGAAAATACCCAGAACGTTTCCATAAAATATGGAACCAATGATGTTCACCAACTGAATTAGGTTATCAAAAAGGTCAGCAACGCATGCTATGATAATGGCAATGGTGCCCCAAAGCAAGGTAAACCCCTTTGTGGCCCAGAGGTAATGTTTCTCGTCCTTCTCTGTTTTGTTGTTTCTTTTGTACAGATCAAGTGCGGTAATGGTACCAAGAGCGTTCAGTTCTGATGCCGTGGAAGACATGGCTGCCGATAGAATCACGGCCAAGAGTAATCCAATGAGTCCTACAGGAAGATTGTTCAAGATAAAATGGATAAAGACATAATCCTTGTCATTGGTCTCCACTACTGAATCAGCTTGGGCTATCAATTGTCTGGCCGCTTCCCTGTTTGTGCTTTCCTTTTGATTTATTTTGATGATATCCTGCTTTGCCTGTTCAATAGCATTGTACTCTTTTAGCTTAAGTGCTGCGGAAAACGTATTTTGGGCAATCTTTTTCTCCATTTCAAGTTCCAAATGATCCTTTTCCAAGGCTTTGTACTGATCAACATATTCAGATTCCAGAACGGCTTGGGTTGCAGCAGGATTAAAATTCAATGGACTAGCATTGTATTGATAGAACACAAATACCATTGCCCCGACCAATAGGATAAAAAACTGCATCGGAATTTTAAGGATACCATTGAAAATTAGTCCTAATTGACTTTCCCGAACAGACTTTCCGGAAAGATACCGCTGTACTTGGCTCTGATCTGTTCCGAAATAGGCCAAGGCCAAAAAGAAACCCCCTGTGATTCCACTCCAAAAAGTGTATCGGTTATTGGTATCAAAAGTAAAATCCAGAATCTCCAATTTATTGTTGGCGCCGGCAATTTTTAAGGCTTCCCCAAAAGAAACCCCTGTAGGAAGTGTACCCAGGATAAAGAAAAAAGCAAAGAACATTCCTGTCATTATAATGAACATTTGTTGCTTTTGGGTTACACTCACTGCTCTGGTTCCTCCAGACACGGTGTAGATGATCACCAAAATTCCAATAATAATGTTCAAGGTGCGTAAGTCCCATCCCAAAACTGCAGATAAGATAATGGAGGGCGCAAAAATGGTAATTCCAGCGGCAAGCCCTCTTTGTATTAAAAAAAGTATGGCAGTGAGGCTACGTGTTTTTAGGTCGAACCTACCCTCTAGCATTTCATAGGCGGTAAATACGTTGAGTTTTTTGTAGATGGGAATGAAGACCATACAGATGACAATCATGGCGAGGGGCAGTCCAAAATAGAACTGCACAAAACCCATCCCATCATGAAAAGCCTGTCCCGGTGTAGATAAAAAGGTTATGGCACTGGCCTGTGTGGCCATCACGGAAAGCCCAATGGTCCACCACTTGGCATCGTTCCCACTGCGGACATAATCATCAACGTTTTTGCTACCACGGGTTCTCCATACGCCAAATCCAACAATGAACAGCAGTGTACTACCAAGAATGATCCAATCT
Encoded here:
- a CDS encoding sodium:solute symporter; amino-acid sequence: MALLDWIILGSTLLFIVGFGVWRTRGSKNVDDYVRSGNDAKWWTIGLSVMATQASAITFLSTPGQAFHDGMGFVQFYFGLPLAMIVICMVFIPIYKKLNVFTAYEMLEGRFDLKTRSLTAILFLIQRGLAAGITIFAPSIILSAVLGWDLRTLNIIIGILVIIYTVSGGTRAVSVTQKQQMFIIMTGMFFAFFFILGTLPTGVSFGEALKIAGANNKLEILDFTFDTNNRYTFWSGITGGFFLALAYFGTDQSQVQRYLSGKSVRESQLGLIFNGILKIPMQFFILLVGAMVFVFYQYNASPLNFNPAATQAVLESEYVDQYKALEKDHLELEMEKKIAQNTFSAALKLKEYNAIEQAKQDIIKINQKESTNREAARQLIAQADSVVETNDKDYVFIHFILNNLPVGLIGLLLAVILSAAMSSTASELNALGTITALDLYKRNNKTEKDEKHYLWATKGFTLLWGTIAIIIACVADLFDNLIQLVNIIGSIFYGNVLGIFLLAFFLKFVRGNAVFVAAIVTQIIVIIGWYLDWMSYLWLNAFGCVLVIVLAMITQAFDNFLGNSHPEIDA